The Cygnus olor isolate bCygOlo1 chromosome 10, bCygOlo1.pri.v2, whole genome shotgun sequence genomic interval ACAAGGTATCAGACCATGCTTAATTACACAAAACACTTTCTCCTTTCCAAGCTGCGTATGCCCATACGAACATACACACAAATCCCCGGTCGGTCAAGGCTCTACTAAAGCTAGGACAGATATTAAGGGACCTGATTTTGACTTGCTCGTGAGAAACCTGAGTAAAGATCAGAGTAGAAAAGGCTTTTGAGCAACCAAATGAGAAGTAGTTGAAAGCACTGCAGGAGAACAAAGAAACGTCACAACACTGCTAGCACAGATCAGTGCTCACTACATTGAGGTCTGGCGCCTAGGTCCACTAAGCAGTGCATTCAAGTGAGATAAGACGgttttgctgtaaaaatgaaaagatgccACAGCTAGCAGCTGATATCAAAGTCACACCTGGATCTTTTATATTCTCCACAGCAAGTTTCATACTTAAAGCTCAAGCTACACAAACCAcagaaagaagacagagaaagcaaTAGCTGTATAACTATTAGACTTTCATCTCCATGCCAGAAAATGGTTCCATATGCATTAGTATCTAGATCTTTGGAAACTAGTTATTTGCTGATTATTACGGTAGCCATTTATATAAATAGTCTGTTTTAGAGAATACCAGTGCTTCCTATAATGCAACAGTGTGAATGTAATTAAGCAATTGCAAACAGCATACCAGCACAGTTAAGCATGACCTGTTGAAATATgtcatttttcagcagaaacaagTTTTAAGCAGTactctctctcactctctcatCCCCACACACAAACTGCAAGcttcttccccccaccctccaTTTTCTGGAAGACTTTTAGCTTTGAGAGTTGAGAAATCTTATCAcacagacagaaacaaatgaattaCCACTACCATGCATATCATCTTCTtccacagagattttttttttttttagcttataAATTGAGACTTACCTTTGCTGTTATTCTGTTTACCTGCAAAGTCATTTCTCTTCAGCAGAAACACCTGGAATAGAGAAAGACAGTCAATATCTCGTtacatcttatttaaaaaaaaaaaaaaagtatacgCAAGTGTTCTACTCTATTTTTCCTCAACTTtagctggggggaaaaaatgaagctgtatCAGCAATACATCACCATCgttgtttaaaagtaaaaacGGTAAACAACAATAGCACTAGCCCAGTCAGTTatcatataaaataataataaaatgaaaaataggaagACCAAGTAAAATCTAAGTCAAGATCCTTTTTGCTTAAAGGTCTTAGTCAGCCTTTCTAGAGTGACTGAAGCAGAACCCTGGACCCTCTACGTGAAGGTTTTAAACAACacaagaagtttttgttttactccATCTATTTGAAGCATTTCTTATTAAACATAATCCAGTAAAAACACTCTTAGAAACACTAGTTGCTTTTATCACCAGACCACAGAGCCAAACATTATGCTAACATTCCCACTACACacagaaagaatatttctgaataCAAAGGACACATTCAATGAATTAAATGCTAAGACTCTCCATAGTCTCCTCCATctaataaattaattaacaaAGTATATCTTCATATAAGAAGCCTTACACCCATACCTCACAGATAAAGTGATGCAAATCTCACCTTTACAACCAccctcccctcctgcaggaCTGCCCCTTGCGTATGTCCCTTGTGCTAAGTAGCTGCAGCTGTCCTGCCTGCCTGAGTCCTGAGGGATCACCTGTGACCACTTCAGTGGAGAagctgggaggagctgggacagctgagAACACTGCTCAGACTGCCTTTCTTTTGGCCTTTATGGGCGATCCCAGGCTCCCCCTGTTTATGCATAAACAGTACTTAAATAAAACGGATTACACTCCAGCAATGATTTAAGTTTGCTGCATGTGAAGGGCAATAGAGAAATGAACAAGAGCAATCAGATTTCTCCTGTGGAACCTGAGATGTGCAATGCTAACAGCACAGCGGTTCTCATTTAAAGGCCACCAAACGATTACGAGTCGCTGGCTTCCAGCACTGGGAGCTGTTACTAACCCTCTTTTAGAACCACGCTGTGAGGCCATGGCCTACTCCGAAGAGTTTGTCAGCCCAGCAGCGACCGCATGCCCACCTGGGTTACACGAAGCGTACAGTAGCTGGAAAGATCGTTTTTCAACCCAAGTTATGGAGGTTTTATGAACAGACTGAGGTGTGATTATGACAGCAAATTGCTGCCAGTAAACGAGCAGCAGGTTTTTAGTACAGATTTTTTGCAAACATTGCACTTTCCCGATACTATTACCTCCTACCGGCTCTGCTTTATTAGAcgacaaagcaaaacaagcaaacaaacaaacaaaaatatgaaaatagcCCGGTTATGACCCCAGTTTCCCTGGGAAAGGACCCAAACAGCCAAACCCCAAAACGAGGCGGCCGCCTCGGGTTTACCACAGCACGGGGAAGGTCACGTGGGCTGACATCACACCCCCCTCTACGGCTTTGCACGGCCGCCCTCGCGTTACGCCTGGCTGCGGCCCCCATTGGCCGGGCGGGCAGGCTGCCGGCCGCTGATTGGCTGGCGGCCGGCGCGGCGGGCTCCGCGCTCCCTCCCCTCGGCTCCGCGCTGCCCGCCATGGCAGCGCCCGGGCCGCGGAAGCGCAGCGGCCCCGCGCTGTGCGGGGCGGGCTGGGCGCGGGGCCCCGCTCCGGCCGCGGCGCTGGGGAACGGCGTCCCGCCTCACAAGCGCCCCaaggggccggcggcgggggccgaGGCGCCGGCGGACCCGTTCGGGGACGGCGACGACTTCACGGCGGACGACCTGGAGGAGATCGACACGATCGCCTCGCAGGCGCTGTCGCAGGACGCGGCCCCCCCGGGACGCGCGTGGGGAGGCtgggccgggccgcggggcagGGCCGCGGGGAAGGAGCCCAGAGGTCGGTGTGCGGAGGGCCGGGGGGGAGGGGCCGGTGCTGGGGCGAGCCTCACGGCCGGCGTGCGGGTCTCTTTCCGCGGCAGGGAGCGGCGCGGAGAGCGGGCTGCTGAGGGACGCGTTCCGGTTTGAGGTGCTGCAAACGCAGCACGAAGAAACCCGGCACAAGGTGGGTGAcggcctcccctcccctcccctcccctcccctccgaACGGCCCTTCCTTCGGTGGGGCCTGGGGGGACCTGCGGGGACCTGGGGTGCAGCCGTGCCTTCTGGTCAACTTTACTGAAACCCACGGATTTAGTAAAAGCATCCTAATAGAGACAGCTCCAGTAAGAGAGAGCAGTACTTTATTTCTTGAGCATTTCAGCTAAGCAAACGCCGCTCTGTCagcttttcttgtttcctgtCAAATCCATTCTTATTTTTGTACGTTGTTTTGTGCAATTTAA includes:
- the LOC121075626 gene encoding ATR-interacting protein-like; this translates as MAAPGPRKRSGPALCGAGWARGPAPAAALGNGVPPHKRPKGPAAGAEAPADPFGDGDDFTADDLEEIDTIASQALSQDAAPPGRAWGGWAGPRGRAAGKEPRGSGAESGLLRDAFRFEVLQTQHEETRHKVEYFPKK